Sequence from the Phragmites australis chromosome 6, lpPhrAust1.1, whole genome shotgun sequence genome:
acaagttttcgtaaacaataaatggaaaacaaccatcatgggtctacaattgatgttacagagggttgaaaatgcgtccctcagacggtcccgtcggtctttacgtcccaactttagcaggtgcaggggggcccaccgacCAGCCACTGAGTACCCTCTCTTGCCtgtctggtcagagtaggtctgacacggtttgatgcaacagggcgataggcgataagcctcaagcccatcgaagatatcttcaagccgtctttctcCTTGGGCCCCGTGAAGGGaaatgcgatgggacccgccgcattaattgtgccctcgccttcctaccaggcggtggcagggactggcgtattcagtacgacaggcgtgggggagagtggttggatgtgatcgTCCACGtccccccttaaatgcagcatcaggtcTCCCACCGATCGATatctcatcgtggagtccctgcggggtccaccagcatggggcttctcgggtcctcggggaactatgggtactcagggaccaactgttctcaGCCCTTAGAGCCCGCTCTCGGGCCTagcccttctcgggtcctcggggaactctgtgtactcggggaccaactgttcttggccccgagcaccccctcccggacctggcttttctcgggccctcggggagatggtcctcgagggagggcgccatgtggcactgcgctgtcctggcctcaggactcaggaacccccggttcccatatcatCGACAAATGCCCACCTAGAATTCTGCAGCGTCCACCACAACTAACTGCAAATAATTGCATTGGCCATGCATGGATCCGACTTCCACTCCTCTCGATCCTCTTTTCCGCTACACTCAAATCCATCTTGCGTGCACCCCACGCCTCAGGCACGCGttcctcctcacgtccccctcCGCCAAACCCACCACCCCACGAAATCAATTTCTCACTCAATCCTGCCGCCACCATGGGTCTCGAAGAGGTGACACTGCCACACACTCCATGCTCCCAATACTGCCGCGCCAGGCCTCCATAATGTCCACACCACCTGATGTTGGGATCCATGCTGTCGCTCACAGGCATTATCATGATCTGGGTGAACAGACGGCTCGAGTAGCTGAATACTTCTTTTTGTGTTTCAGATCGTTAACGAAGATCGTTAATGAAAGATTTCAGTTAGTAAATAGTAGTTAGGTCGAGTAATGTCTAGTTTAGCTTAATTTGCTTTTGCTAATCATTATTTGAGCTATAACTGAGCTGTAACTCAGTTTGAGAAATATTCTAGGGGTATTCCATTATCTGAAGAAATCTATAACAGAACTAGCAGTTAGGTGAACAAACTACTCTTCCTTCTctactgtaacaccctgattttcatatttctcaaatttataaaattttccaagattgttaaatagcttcactagtagtataggtttaaaacctattttcttaatcaatcaaacaatataggttattattttgtgtgcattgcatgctgagttttgttaggagccaggcaAATGCAtttgagttctttttcttttctttctgtttggtgttttgagtgaaaaagattttgaattttttttacaaaactcagtagtgaataagttaaggatcttaatggttgaaattcaaaatctttgaattcatcatttattcaatccttgatcatacctgatccttctccagctcaattcaaatcttaaccaaatccttgtttaaagtcaatctctcatctttttcaaattctacccaaattcaaattcaaattccttatcgactcatattcttgttcaacctcatttttcgtttctcttaaattcactccaaactcaattcaaattcaaaccctattcaaatttctctgcaaaagtttcttttctaaaccctatatatacctaaagtgtctttgggctcaatcttgctcaagttcaaacccttagccaagtcatttaaaaggcccaacacaaaggatccacgaaatctgcaaattttcacggagtcctggacaacctcatctttcCATGACGTTTCGgtgttcaaaacggcctcaaatgcaaatcttgacgaTACcgaagttgtaggtctcgtcgagagcgtCGAtgtgaacctatggaagtccccttttggataatggagctgggagttatggctcTCGAAATCAGTGTTGCGTAGATGAGTCCaagttcaaacaatttatcttgtggcacatttttggaaatcaagatgacattttTAGAAGTTATAACGACTacgaaagttgtagatatttttgagtactacaatttagaatcaagaaacgtcaaATTTGGAGTCCcgacaatggagatatcatcctcggaatgcagagctgcgaaaaaggaaaccgtaaccgactcgaactcgaatccgattcgtgttcggtttggactccacctcaaccagccacccctagccctataaatatgagttgcacaccctctcctacccctattccacacccccaagccctagaagtcgcaaCTGCCCTGttcgtgcgtcgccggagcgccgccgtttgccggagccgccgccgccgtcgcccgtgatgcTCTACgttgtcttctccgcgaatccttcttcctcgactaTCAaggcaaggtgaggaccccttcttctcctcacttactactgttttagcatcatactaagtccctagccaagccctagccccggccaaagcccgatctacgccgccacagtcgtcgccgtcgcggacagccgcaggATAGCCGCGCTAATGAGGACATGCCTAGCATTCACTCATCTTCAAATGAAACTCCACTTGATATAGCTGGTccaattacaaggagtagagctAAACAATTGCAGAAGGAAATTCATTCTCAGGTGAACGCTAACCTTATGTTTAATAATCAGTCTATGTTGAatgagcctatgcttttgagttcttgtttcaATGTCcttaggaatgatggagtgTATGAACCAGCATGGGATCAAGATGGATTCAAGCCTCTGGACAtctgaaccaagaagcctatgGTGTGCATGAATAAAATGGTGGTTCATCACCTTAGCATGGGAATGCAACCAGAAGCTAGATGACTGACACATGGTACGAATTCCAAGCATCACTGCGGACAGAATACAAGGAGTTAGACGGTGTTCTATAAGTGGATGGAAGCGTcttcaagtctactttccagcCCATCAAACGGTTCATTATTTGGACGTCCCAATAAggagttatgctcattttagtAACTGCTGCCAGAAGCTGAAAAGACGCGCGAACCAGCCACGAAATCCATTAGAGCATGCGCATGCAGCCATTTACTCAAAGCTGAACGCCCCTATCTCTATATCTTGTACTAGACAATGAAAAGACAgatcttatttttattgaattcaGAATACACAAATTCGTGGAGTTTGTTTATGcgtgagtcttgagaggcttgcaacatttgttctttcgacccctgagggagttgtagaacgccgaactgcgGTTCACCCAGTTCGTGCCTTCACGTCTATAGGGCGTGATTACGTGGGCTGTTTCGTCGAtacgtggaagggtgattgtctcggtagttcgtcgcGTGGACAGCCTCGCGGTGCGCTGCCTCTTCACCAGGTCACGCAGCGACAATTTATCAAGTTCGCAGATCCTACGAGAAGATCAGGCCACAACAACTTGCTACACGTGCTGCCTAGGCGTGTGCTTATCATCTGGTATCAAAGCCTCCGTTTCCTCAGTAGGATTGTTCTTGTTTTTGGTAGGATAGATTTTATATACCTACTGTCCACTAATAGCCAAAAAGAAAACCTACAGCCCAAATTCATACGTGCTACTGATTTTGTAGTTTGCTTTATCGAGTTTTAATCCTTTAAGATTTGTCTAGTTGCTGAATTTTTTTCCCCCTCATCGTTCTAGCTGATATCTTTGTTCCATCCCATCCTTGATCTGATCGTCATTGCTTGCtacatatatataaacaaaaaaataccCACCCGTCCCACCCTTGTTTTCTACCCGCCACATATTCCCCTCCCGAGTTTCTTGTTTTTGTGCTGCACCATCCATCTTGGTTGATCCTTGTGCGCCCCCTCAGTTGAAAGTTGTGCTGTGTTGTCACaaatgttaaaagaaaagatGTATATTGGTCAAAAGAAGGACTGAAAACAACGAGTTcttgttcaaaaaaaaaaaaaaggaaagaaaagaaataaaagagaattGTGTTCAGCACACCAAAAAGGGGTTTGGGCAGCAACAAGTTTTGTTTGGTGCAATTGGTGTTCATCTATCCACTTCCTACATCTTGTTCCTTTCTTTGTGCATCTTTTCCTTTATATTCAGCAACTTAGACTTGTGTTCTTGGATTATTATTCGGTTTTGCATCACTACATTTTTCACCGCATTCCACTTACATATTACCCCACCAAGCTCCACTTAAAAAGCACCGTGAGTTGTTGCACCGTCGTCGCTGTTACAATCACTCTTCCACTACAAATTGCAGCCCCGGTTCTTGCTCTTTTCAGGGAGAGAAAGAACTTGTTTTGTAAGTGGTGAGGGAGTGATTCCACATATATTTTGTCCTATTACTTTCTCCCTTTGTTACTAACATGGCAGGAAATGAAGATTCCCCTTCTCACACTGTTTCTGCTCAAGAAATTCAGGAAGTGCGTGCACAAATGCAACAATTGATGCAAGGGATGCAAGCGCTTCAACAATCACTACAGCAGCAACACGGGGAGCATCCACCTCATGATGATGAACACATTGAGGATGATGATCAACAtgccggtggcggtggtggtggtcgtgGCCAAGGATTCGCTGCTGGTTTTGATAACTTTGCAGGTGGCCGTGGCCGAGGATTTGCTGCTGGTTTTGGTCGTGCACGACGTGTCCCTGTTGGGCATCCTCCTGATTTTGATGCTGAAACGTTTTCAAATTATAGTGCTGAACATGGAGGTGATCCTTATGGTCGCCGTGGTGCATATGATGATCATGGTGGTGACAACTTTGGCCGTTTTGGAACCCATGGTCGTTATGGTGATCACCGTCGGCGTCATCATGAACGACGTCACAATGATGATGGTTTGGGCAAGGTTAAAGTGTCCATTCCTCCATTCAGCGGCAAGGAGAATGCTGATGATTACTTTGAATGGGAAACCAAAGTGGAGCAACTATTTGATTTGTATGAATACCCTGCTGAAAAGAAGGCAAAGCTTGCAGCCATTGAGTTCAAAGGCTATGCCATAACTTGGTGGAATCAGATCCGTACTGAATATCATAGAGTTGGGCATGACCGTATAACTTGGGAAGACATGAAGAGGGAAATGCGACGTCGTTTTGTTCCTGCATATTATTCTCGTGACCTACATTTGAAGCTGAAACGTCTTGTGCAAGGTACTCGTACTGTTGATGAATATTTTCAAGAATTGGAAATGTGTTTACTTCGTACAGGGATAACTGAAGATGAGGAATCCACAATGGCCCGGTTTATGGTTGGCCTCAATAAATCCattgctgataaagtggataTGACAAATTACACTTGTCTCACTGAGttggttcattttgcaaagaggGCTGAACGGTAAGTTGCTACGTCTTACAAATACAATGCTTCATGGCGTCATTCCCAACAGCAAGGGGATGTCACGCCTCAATTCCAACAGCAAGGAGCTGCAACGCCCAAATCCTCATCTCGTGGAGCAAATAGATCTATTCCAACTTCTTCGAAACAATTGGATGCGAAAGGTAAAGCTGTGAGTTCAAATCAGCCCACTTCTTCTACTGCAGCCACCCAACGCAAGACAAGCAAGATTGAGTGCTTTAAGTGTGGTGGTCATGGGCATAAGCAAGCTGAATGTCCCAATCGTCATACTATTATTGCACTTGCTGATGGTTCTTATGATTCACAAAGTGAAGAGGAGGACGAGTTTACCACTGTATTTGCAGATCTTAATCTTGACACTTGTGAGTATTCAGCAGAGGATGGTACATTTGAGCTAGGTCTGAATTGTTTAGCCATTCAACCTATTCCAACTTTTGCTCACAATGACATATTACACGATGTAGTTTCTCCATCTTCCGACGAGATTACtagtgctgattttgatgagttgcttgctgaTTTTCCTGATTTGAAGCCTTCTATAATGAACACACCATCTCCTTCTTTGGTGGTTAGGCGAGTTCTTTCCACTCAATTTGTTGCTGCTGAACAAGGAcaacgccataatttgtttcaatcCCGATGCAAAGTGAAAGGACAAGTGTGCCGTTTCATCATAGATGGTGGGAGCtgcaataatattgttagtgctTTGCTTGTTGATAAGCTTGGTTTGCAGCCACGTCGCCATCCACATCCATACCATATGCAATGGTTGAATAATTCTGGGACAGTTAAGGTTTCAGCGATGATTCGTTTGTCATTTTCTATTGGTGATTATCATGGAGAGGTTGATTGTGATATTGTccccatgcaagcatgccatTTGCTGCTTGGTCGGCCCTGGCAATTTGATGTGGACTCGGTGCATTTTGGACAGTCTAACAAATACACTTTCATTCACAATGACAAGAAGGTGGTTCTTGTTCCATTATCTCCAGAGGAGATACATACTTCAGATATGGCTCGCAAGAAAAGAGAGGAATCAGACAAAAGAAAATTGAGTGAGACCCCCAACCCAAGTAAGGGAGAGAGTTCTAACCCATCCAGCCACATAAAACCTCATGCCAATCCTAAACAGCCACGCCACACTGAGTGTCTCTTTGTGAGCAAGAGTGATTTGAGAGAAGTGAGAAACACCACAGCCCCATTCTTTGTGCTCTTGCACAAGGAGGTCCTACTTTCAACTAACAATTTACCTTCATCGCTGCCTAGTGTTGTTCTTGATCTCTTACAGGACTTCGAAGATGTTTTTCCCGATGAGATACCAGCTGGACTTCCTCCACTCCGtggaattgagcatcaaattgatttagtACCAGGTGCTTCGCTTCCAAATCGTCCAGCCTACCGCACCAAtcctgaagaaacaaaggaaattcagcgacaggtaaaagagcttttggacaAAGGGTATGTTCGTGAATCCTTATCACCATGTGCAGTTCCCGTTCTTTTAGTCCCAAAGAAAGCTGGCtcttggcgcatgtgtgttgattgtcgtgctatcaatgctataactgttcgatatcgccatcccaTTCCACGACTTGAtgacatgttagatgaattgagtggttctatcATTTTCACCAAGATagatttgcgtagtggttatCATCAAATCCGCATGAAACTtggtgatgaatggaaaacagcgtttaaaactaaatttggtcTCTATGAATGGCTTGTGATGCcatttggcttgacaaatgctcCTTCAACTTTTATGCGCTTAATGAATCATGTTTTACGAGCTTTCATTGGCAAGTTTGtagttgtttattttgatgatattctgatCTATAGCAAATCATTTGATGAACATCTTGATCATATCCGTCAAGTACTTGCTGTTTTGAGGGAAGAGAAATTGTATGGCAACATTgctaagtgcaccttttgcacagacCGTGTTGTTTTCCTTGGCTTTGTTGTTTCCGCAGATGGTATTCAGGTTGATGAAGAGAAGGTTAAAGCAATAAAGGATTGGCCTACACCGGTAAATGTGAGCCAAGTtcgaagctttcatggtcttgcaggtttttaCAGGCGTTTTGTTAAAGATTTCAGCATGATCGCTGCACCCCTCAATAATTTGACAAAGAAGGATGTTCCATTCAAGTGGGGAGATGAACAAGACCAAGCCTTCAATGAGCTGAAAACAAAGCTTTGTGAAGCACTGCTGCTACAacttcctgattttggtaagacatttgagatcgaatgtgatgcaagtggtaTTGGCATAGGAGGTGTACTGctgcaagaaggtaaacctgttgcctacttttctgaaaagctaaaTGGTCCACATCTAAATTACTCAGTTTATGACAAGGAGCTTTATGCGTTAGTTCGTGTTTTGGAAGTTTGGCAACATTACTTGTTCCCTAAAGAATTTGTAAtccattctgatcatgaagctttgaaatatCTTAAAAGCCAAGGCAAGCTGAACcgtcgacatgctaaatggattgAGTTCATTGAAACGTTTCCCTATGTTGTCAAACATAAGCGTGGTAAAGATAACATTGTTGCCGATGCCTTGTCTAGAAGATGTGCATTGATTACACAACTAGATACAAAAGTGCTTGGTTTGGAatccattaaaacactttatgcTGCTGATGCTGATTTTAAAGAACCTTTCTCTCGTTGCATTGATGGAAAAGGTTGGGATAAATATTATGTGCATGATGGCTTCTTATTTCGGACTAACAAAATATGCATCCCAGCTTGTTCGATTCGCCCAGTTcttttgcaggaagcacatgaagGTGGACTAGCTGGTCATTTTGGTGTCAAAAAGACATTGGACATGCTCTccgatcatttcttttggccacatATGCGACGTGATGTCCAGCGGCACGTTGGGTGCTACATCGTTTGCTTGAAAGCTAAGTCCCGCCTCAATCCCCATGGTTTATATACTCCATTACCTATTCCACATGTACCTTGGGAAGATATatctatggactttgttctgGGGTTACCTCGGTCtcagagggggagggattctatttttgttgttgtagatcgcttttctaaaatggcacattttatcccttgtcataagagcgatgatgcttcacacgttgctgatttgtttttcagggagattGTTCGTTTACATGGAGTTCCAAAGACTATTGTTTCAGACCGGGATACAAAATTTCTCAGCTActtttggaagacattgtggGCTAAGCTTGGCACAAAGTTGTTATTTTCAACCACTTGTCATCCACAAacggatgggcaaactgaagttGTCAACCGTACCTTGT
This genomic interval carries:
- the LOC133923117 gene encoding uncharacterized protein LOC133923117; amino-acid sequence: MAGNEDSPSHTVSAQEIQEVRAQMQQLMQGMQALQQSLQQQHGEHPPHDDEHIEDDDQHAGGGGGGRGQGFAAGFDNFAGGRGRGFAAGFGRARRVPVGHPPDFDAETFSNYSAEHGGDPYGRRGAYDDHGGDNFGRFGTHGRYGDHRRRHHERRHNDDGLGKVKVSIPPFSGKENADDYFEWETKVEQLFDLYEYPAEKKAKLAAIEFKGYAITWWNQIRTEYHRVGHDRITWEDMKREMRRRFVPAYYSRDLHLKLKRLVQGITEDEESTMARFMVGLNKSIADKVDMTNYTCLTELVHFAKRAERKGMSRLNSNSKELQRPNPHLVEQIDLFQLLRNNWMRKQAECPNRHTIIALADGSYDSQSEEEDEFTTVFADLNLDTCEYSAEDVSPSSDEITSADFDELLADFPDLKPSIMNTPSPSLVVRRVLSTQFVAAEQGQRHNLFQSRCKVKGQVCRFIIDGGSCNNIVSALLVDKLGLQPRRHPHPYHMQWLNNSGTVKVSAMIRLSFSIGDYHGEVDCDIVPMQACHLLLGRPWQFDVDSVHFGQSNKYTFIHNDKKVVLVPLSPEEIHTSDMARKKREESDKRKLSETPNPSKGESSNPSSHIKPHANPKQPRHTECLFVSKSDLREVRNTTAPFFVLLHKEVLLSTNNLPSSLPSVVLDLLQDFEDVFPDEIPAGLPPLRGIEHQIDLVPGASLPNRPAYRTNPEETKEIQRQIDLRSGYHQIRMKLGDEWKTAFKTKFGLYEWLVMPFGLTNAPSTFMRLMNHVLRAFIGKFVVVYFDDILIYSKSFDEHLDHIRQVLAVLREEKLYGNIAKCTFCTDRVVFLGFVVSADGIQVDEEKVKAIKDWPTPVNVSQVRSFHGLAGFYRRFVKDFSMIAAPLNNLTKKDVPFKWGDEQDQAFNELKTKLCEALLLQLPDFGKTFEIECDASGIGIGGVLLQEGKPVAYFSEKLNGPHLNYSVYDKELYALVRVLEVWQHYLFPKEFVIHSDHEALKYLKSQGKLNRRHAKWIEFIETFPYVVKHKRGKDNIVADALSRRCALITQLDTKVLGLESIKTLYAADADFKEPFSRCIDGKGWDKYYVHDGFLFRTNKICIPACSIRPVLLQEAHEGGLAGHFGVKKTLDMLSDHFFWPHMRRDVQRHVGCYIVCLKAKSRLNPHGLYTPLPIPHVPWEDISMDFVLGLPRSQRGRDSIFVVVDRFSKMAHFIPCHKSDDASHVADLFFREIVRLHGVPKTIVSDRDTKFLSYFWKTLWAKLGTKLLFSTTCHPQTDGQTEVVNRTLSTMLRAVLKKNLKLWEDCLPHVEFAYNRAVHSTTNSCPFEIVYGFKPHTPMDLLPLPLQEQVNLDATKRSDFIKRLHAETRKNIEKKSAQYAKQANKGKKKVTFQPGDLVWLHLRKDRFPQQRKSKLSPRGDGPFKVLQKINDNAYKIELPPEYSNVSTTFNVKDLLPFVGEPESRTTPSQEGEANEDMPSIHSSSNETPLDIAGPITRSRAKQLQKEIHSQVNANLMFNNQSMLNEPMLLSSCFNVLRNDGVYEPAWDQDGFKPLDI